GACCTGGAAAGAAAGCGAATTAACTTATCGATGAAGGAACCAGACTAAATGAAGTATTATTTAATACAAAAAAAACTTTATAAATTAATATAAAATATTGAAATAATCGAATATTTTCCATTGACAATCCGGTTTTTAGGTGATAATATCCTTTCACAGCTTGTAAAAGCTAATACATGTTTCAATTTTTGGAGGTTTAAGTTTAAATGGCAACTGGTAAAGTGAAATGGTTTAATGCATCAAAGGGTTATGGTTTTATTGAATCTGATCAGGGTGGGGACGTTTTTGTTCATTACTCAGCGATCGAAGGTAACGGTTTTCGTACTCTTGAACAGGGACAGACAGTAGAGTTTGAAGTTCAACAGGGGGCAAAAGGACCGCAGGCAGCAAAAGTTAAAAGAATATAATTGAGTGAATAATATTAATTTGCCCGAAAAGCCCTGGAGATTCTCCAGGGCTTTTTTGTTTGGTAAAGCATAGAAAAATTGATTCACAATATACAGTGTATTGGATTCGCATGTCACTTGTTGGCAGTTGAAAAGTAGGGAAAATAGAGTTGCCCCCTCACCTTAATCCTCTCTCACCAGGGGAGAGGAAAGAAGGATAAGTGTGAAAAGAAGGAGATGAGGGTGAAAATTTTATCAATTCAACTGTAAACAGGCGACGACCGGTGTATGATCGGAAGGTTTTTCCCATCCTCGAGGTTCTTTGTCGATATAACAATCAACGGCAAATTTTGCCAATGAAGGAGTACAGAGGATATGATCGAGCCTCCAGCCGATATTGAGACGAAAGGAATTTCTTTCCCGGTAGTCCCAAAAGGAATATTCACCCGGTTGGGAGTTAAATTGACGAAAAAGATCGATCAAACCCCAATTGACGGTATGGTAATAAACTTCACGAACATCTTCATGGAAGCAAACGTGATTCTTTTTTTCTTCTGGATTAGCCACATCAATAGCAGTTGGCGCCACGTTCATATCGCCAACCCAAACTAGAGGATCTTGAAGAG
The window above is part of the Candidatus Atribacteria bacterium ADurb.Bin276 genome. Proteins encoded here:
- the csp gene encoding Cold shock-like protein; translated protein: MATGKVKWFNASKGYGFIESDQGGDVFVHYSAIEGNGFRTLEQGQTVEFEVQQGAKGPQAAKVKRI